Proteins from a genomic interval of Anatilimnocola floriformis:
- a CDS encoding alkaline phosphatase D family protein: MKSWLFPYLDQPASRRSFLATGTSLAAAALWADRAQSIELTRLKNENYPFQIGVASGDPSPTGFVIWTRLCTDPLNGGGLPNEPIAVQWEVAEDEKFAKITATGKTSAVPEWGHSVHVEVEGLQPDRWYFYRFRVGMDESPLGRAKTFPTHEATTKQLKFAFASCQHFESGLFTAYEHMLKDDLDLVVHLGDYIYEGAGQEKKLRKHVGGKLLTLADYRNRHAQYKSDTDLQAMHAAAPWLVTWDDHEFENNYSADIPEERKGKNPPPTREKFLAQRARAYQAYYEHMPLRRATLPKGPDMLLYRRVSYGRLAEFCVLDTRQYRSDQPHGDGRKDQGEEALSPKQTILGDKQEAWLKESLKSSQAQWNILAQQVMMARVDRVPDEKHGYSMDQWPGYEMNRRRILKFLHEQKIPNPVVLTGDIHSNWANNLIADFDDLDSRVVASEFVGTSLSSGGDGVDKPKDHASTMSENPFVKFFNTERGYVRCHVTDKEWRSDYQVVPVVTKPGGEVLTRASFVVESGKAGVETA; this comes from the coding sequence ATGAAAAGCTGGCTCTTTCCGTATCTCGACCAACCCGCTTCCCGCCGTTCGTTTCTCGCGACAGGCACTTCTCTGGCCGCGGCCGCACTCTGGGCCGATCGCGCGCAAAGCATCGAACTAACCCGGCTGAAGAACGAAAATTATCCGTTTCAAATCGGCGTGGCGTCGGGCGATCCATCCCCCACTGGCTTCGTGATTTGGACCCGCCTTTGCACCGATCCGCTGAACGGCGGCGGCCTGCCGAACGAGCCGATCGCGGTGCAGTGGGAAGTGGCCGAGGACGAAAAGTTCGCCAAGATCACCGCAACCGGCAAGACCTCAGCCGTTCCCGAGTGGGGCCATTCGGTACACGTCGAGGTCGAAGGCCTGCAGCCGGATCGTTGGTACTTCTACCGCTTTCGCGTCGGCATGGATGAGAGTCCGCTCGGCCGAGCCAAGACCTTCCCGACTCACGAAGCAACGACCAAGCAGCTGAAGTTCGCGTTCGCATCGTGCCAGCATTTCGAAAGTGGTTTGTTCACCGCCTACGAACACATGCTGAAGGATGACCTCGACCTGGTCGTTCATCTCGGCGATTACATCTACGAAGGCGCCGGCCAAGAAAAGAAACTGCGCAAGCACGTCGGCGGCAAGTTGCTCACGCTCGCCGACTACCGCAATCGACACGCTCAGTACAAGTCCGACACAGATCTGCAAGCGATGCACGCGGCAGCGCCCTGGCTGGTGACCTGGGACGATCACGAGTTCGAAAATAATTACTCGGCCGATATTCCCGAAGAGCGCAAGGGAAAGAATCCTCCGCCCACGCGCGAGAAGTTCCTAGCGCAGCGCGCGCGGGCCTATCAAGCCTATTACGAACACATGCCGCTGCGGCGGGCCACGCTGCCGAAGGGGCCCGATATGTTGCTCTATCGCCGCGTCTCCTACGGCCGATTGGCCGAGTTCTGCGTGCTCGACACGCGACAATATCGCAGCGATCAACCGCACGGCGACGGCCGTAAGGATCAAGGTGAGGAGGCTCTCTCGCCGAAGCAAACCATCCTCGGCGACAAGCAGGAAGCCTGGCTGAAGGAATCGCTAAAGAGCTCGCAAGCGCAGTGGAACATCCTCGCTCAGCAAGTGATGATGGCCCGGGTCGATCGCGTGCCGGACGAGAAGCACGGCTACAGCATGGATCAATGGCCTGGCTACGAAATGAATCGCCGACGGATTCTCAAGTTCCTGCACGAGCAGAAGATCCCAAACCCGGTCGTGCTGACCGGCGACATTCACAGCAACTGGGCGAACAACCTGATCGCCGATTTCGACGATCTGGACTCGCGCGTCGTGGCCAGCGAATTCGTCGGCACCTCGCTCTCGTCCGGTGGCGACGGCGTCGATAAGCCGAAGGATCACGCTAGCACCATGAGCGAAAATCCCTTCGTGAAATTTTTCAACACCGAGCGAGGCTACGTGCGCTGCCACGTGACCGACAAGGAATGGCGATCGGATTATCAAGTCGTTCCGGTCGTCACCAAGCCGGGCGGCGAGGTTCTCACCCGTGCGTCGTTTGTGGTGGAGAGCGGAAAAGCCGGCGTCGAGACGGCGTAG
- a CDS encoding Flp family type IVb pilin: protein MSKMLLRLLWDEDGPTAVEYAVMLALIVGVCVAAITFLGTQTNAAFTDSKNKISTAMGS from the coding sequence ATGAGCAAAATGTTGCTCCGCTTGTTATGGGATGAAGACGGACCCACCGCCGTGGAATATGCGGTGATGCTCGCCCTCATCGTCGGTGTGTGCGTCGCGGCCATCACGTTCCTCGGAACGCAGACCAACGCCGCCTTCACCGATAGCAAAAACAAAATCAGCACTGCGATGGGCAGTTAA
- a CDS encoding transglutaminase-like domain-containing protein — translation MLIHRWLLATCTLLLCSSANYCCAQFAPGHFAAELKFEITGEDVELLTLDVLLPKTEARRQKVLAIEYSTEPQVVFEKDGQRYAQFRFDGVPAKLTVTFDVEIYRYDLATVRSKPQVGKESTESLAPWLLHERYLEKDAPFVQNIAKQLRGDDRVAVARACFDHVVKNMQRKPYIEKEVGGLRSLYEKKGDCTEFSDAFITLCRAKGIPARNCTGYLLGPTKDTPKHDWAEVYFEEYGWVPFDPIYAQFDTPTSFNDLRPIYLAVERQRRNAVLNLHHFWAYNTVNGDAKVKDTFTTISRGPVSKPKDEKP, via the coding sequence ATGCTGATTCACCGCTGGCTGTTGGCGACATGCACCTTGCTGTTGTGCTCCTCGGCCAATTACTGCTGCGCCCAATTCGCACCTGGCCATTTCGCCGCCGAGCTGAAGTTTGAAATCACCGGCGAGGACGTGGAACTGCTGACGCTCGATGTCTTGCTGCCAAAGACCGAAGCGCGGCGGCAAAAGGTGTTGGCGATCGAGTACTCGACCGAGCCGCAAGTCGTGTTCGAAAAGGATGGCCAGCGGTACGCGCAGTTTCGCTTCGATGGTGTGCCAGCCAAGCTCACCGTTACGTTCGACGTCGAGATCTATCGCTACGACCTGGCTACCGTCCGCTCGAAGCCGCAAGTCGGCAAAGAATCGACCGAGTCACTCGCGCCATGGTTGTTGCATGAACGGTATCTTGAGAAGGATGCGCCGTTTGTCCAGAACATCGCCAAGCAACTGCGCGGCGACGACCGTGTGGCCGTGGCGCGGGCCTGTTTCGATCACGTCGTGAAAAACATGCAGCGGAAACCTTACATTGAAAAGGAAGTCGGCGGGCTGCGGTCGCTGTACGAAAAGAAAGGGGACTGCACCGAGTTTTCCGACGCCTTCATCACTCTCTGCCGGGCGAAGGGAATTCCGGCCCGCAATTGCACGGGCTATTTGTTGGGCCCAACCAAAGATACGCCCAAGCACGACTGGGCCGAAGTTTATTTTGAAGAGTACGGCTGGGTGCCGTTCGACCCGATCTATGCGCAGTTCGATACTCCGACCAGTTTTAACGATCTGCGGCCGATCTACCTTGCCGTGGAACGGCAGCGGCGCAACGCGGTGCTCAACCTGCATCACTTCTGGGCCTACAACACCGTGAACGGCGACGCCAAGGTGAAAGACACCTTTACAACGATCAGCCGCGGCCCGGTGTCGAAACCGAAAGACGAAAAGCCTTAG
- a CDS encoding alkaline phosphatase D family protein — MPGWQFPYLDEPTSRRSFLATSTSLAAAAIWADRAQGVALTKLKKYPFQLGVAAGDPSSDGFVIWTRLATDPLNGGGMPKEPVTVHWEVAPGEKFAKIVASGKTTATHDWGHSVHVEVEGLKPDHWYCYRFRVGMEESPIGRAKTFPAADAATPLKFAFASCQHLETGWFTAYEHMLKDDLDLVVHLGDYIYEGAGQDGRVRKHVGDKLSTLNEYRNRHAQYKSDSALQAMHAAAPWIVTWDDHEFENNYAGDVPQKRTGKAQPPTREQFLARRARAYQAYYEHMPLRRAQLPNEADMQLYRNLSYGKLIDFNVLDTRQYRADQVADGWIEQGEAALAQKQTILGTKQETWLKKCLKSSTAQWNVLAQQVMMAKVDRAAGPKHGFSMDQWPGYEMNRRRVLKYFHEQKVSNPVVLTGDIHCNWATNLIADFDNLDSKVVGSEFVGTSITSSGDGVDKPADHATTMSENPFVKFYNTERGYVRCQVNEKEWRTDYQTVPIVSKPGSPVVTRASFVVESGKPGVEKA, encoded by the coding sequence ATGCCCGGCTGGCAATTTCCGTATCTTGATGAACCGACGTCGCGGCGATCTTTTTTGGCGACGAGCACGTCGCTGGCGGCCGCTGCAATCTGGGCCGATCGGGCGCAAGGGGTCGCGCTCACCAAGCTCAAGAAGTATCCGTTTCAGCTGGGCGTGGCCGCCGGTGATCCATCGTCCGATGGCTTTGTGATTTGGACGCGGCTGGCCACCGATCCGCTCAACGGCGGCGGCATGCCGAAGGAACCGGTCACGGTCCATTGGGAAGTCGCGCCGGGAGAGAAGTTTGCCAAGATAGTGGCTTCGGGCAAAACGACCGCCACGCACGACTGGGGCCATTCGGTGCACGTTGAGGTCGAGGGCCTCAAGCCCGACCATTGGTATTGCTACCGCTTTCGCGTCGGCATGGAAGAGAGCCCCATCGGCCGGGCGAAGACATTTCCCGCCGCAGACGCAGCGACGCCGCTGAAGTTTGCGTTCGCATCGTGTCAACATTTGGAAACCGGTTGGTTCACGGCATACGAGCACATGTTGAAAGATGATCTCGACCTGGTCGTGCATCTCGGCGACTACATCTACGAGGGCGCCGGTCAGGACGGCCGAGTTCGCAAACACGTCGGCGACAAGCTGAGCACGCTCAACGAATATCGCAATCGGCATGCGCAGTACAAATCCGATTCGGCGCTGCAAGCCATGCACGCCGCAGCGCCGTGGATCGTCACGTGGGACGATCACGAGTTTGAAAACAACTACGCCGGCGATGTGCCGCAGAAGCGAACCGGCAAAGCCCAACCGCCCACGCGCGAGCAGTTTCTTGCCCGGCGGGCTCGCGCTTATCAGGCCTATTACGAACACATGCCATTGCGGCGCGCACAGCTGCCGAATGAAGCCGATATGCAGCTGTATCGGAATTTGTCCTACGGCAAGCTCATCGACTTCAATGTGCTCGATACGCGGCAGTACCGAGCCGATCAGGTTGCCGATGGTTGGATTGAGCAGGGAGAAGCAGCCCTCGCGCAGAAACAAACGATTCTCGGCACGAAGCAAGAAACCTGGCTGAAGAAGTGCCTCAAGAGTTCGACCGCGCAGTGGAACGTCCTCGCCCAACAAGTAATGATGGCCAAGGTCGATCGCGCGGCCGGGCCGAAGCACGGCTTCAGCATGGATCAATGGCCCGGCTACGAAATGAATCGCCGCCGCGTGCTGAAGTATTTTCACGAGCAAAAGGTGAGCAATCCGGTCGTGCTGACCGGCGACATTCACTGCAACTGGGCGACTAACCTGATCGCCGATTTCGACAATCTCGATTCGAAAGTGGTGGGAAGCGAGTTCGTCGGCACGTCGATCACCTCGAGCGGCGACGGCGTCGACAAGCCCGCCGATCACGCGACCACGATGAGCGAAAATCCATTCGTCAAGTTCTACAACACCGAGCGCGGTTATGTCCGCTGCCAGGTGAATGAGAAAGAATGGCGGACCGATTATCAAACGGTGCCGATCGTGTCGAAGCCCGGTTCGCCGGTGGTGACACGGGCTTCGTTCGTCGTGGAAAGTGGCAAGCCCGGCGTGGAGAAAGCGTAA
- a CDS encoding HDOD domain-containing protein, whose translation MQPKLSPLDRLAHQAEQLYSLPAVALEVLRLAGQPQVDPRQIKLCLESDPALSARILKVVNSSLFGLSRQVSDLQQAIALLGLKPLKALLLGFSLPPQLLESEHTAALQKYWQHSLLKGLACRLLEQHVAPTDDEEAFVAGLLQDVGVLALLQQLGENYASLYLQCEERSENLLQTESVTLGFDHLALSARLLAIWRLPTLLCQAVAVPPLESAVAHAPSLCRPLCQILHLAELLTCYIEQPSEGDLARLLMLSERYFNLGPVRLHALLTELTPHFESLAKTLAVELPSGPSSQELLLAAHRRLAAITTEMVPELLAAQRQTDDGAALEAILNTTRELQHTAASATRLHVEHKLAERRADGASEIRSPLVPPRKPSTPPSTSSAAQKAAADPGLIGRLSGVLQTCRQQRTPVTLALLQIDHLSDAQFLCGVPTSLLFLERFRRHLAEATGGLGPCLQLNSGHFALLWGDCTRSDALATLRTVQQSLPAWQEECMPSDNVHLSLSAGVATLALPSRNFPPQELVTAAERCLDAAKLAGGNQLKSIEL comes from the coding sequence ATGCAGCCGAAGCTCAGTCCTCTCGATCGACTGGCCCACCAGGCCGAACAACTCTATTCACTCCCCGCGGTCGCGCTCGAAGTGTTGCGACTGGCGGGGCAACCGCAAGTCGATCCGCGGCAAATCAAGCTCTGTCTCGAAAGCGATCCTGCGCTCTCCGCTCGCATTCTCAAGGTCGTCAACAGCAGCCTGTTCGGCCTCAGTCGTCAGGTCAGCGATCTGCAACAAGCCATCGCCCTGCTCGGCCTCAAACCGCTCAAGGCTTTGCTCCTCGGCTTCAGCCTGCCGCCCCAATTGCTCGAAAGCGAACACACCGCGGCCTTGCAAAAGTACTGGCAACACTCGTTGCTGAAGGGACTCGCCTGCCGCTTGCTCGAACAACACGTTGCGCCGACCGACGATGAAGAAGCCTTCGTCGCCGGACTGTTGCAAGACGTCGGTGTGCTCGCGCTGCTGCAACAACTGGGCGAGAACTACGCCAGCCTCTATTTGCAATGCGAAGAGCGCAGCGAAAATCTGCTGCAAACCGAATCGGTCACGCTCGGCTTCGATCATCTCGCGCTCAGTGCGCGACTGCTGGCCATCTGGCGATTGCCGACGCTGCTGTGCCAGGCCGTTGCCGTGCCGCCGCTGGAATCGGCCGTTGCACACGCGCCGTCACTGTGTCGGCCGTTGTGCCAGATTCTGCACTTAGCTGAACTGCTGACTTGCTACATCGAACAACCGAGCGAAGGCGATCTCGCCCGCCTACTGATGCTCAGCGAGCGCTACTTCAATCTCGGACCAGTTCGTTTGCACGCTTTGCTGACCGAACTAACGCCGCACTTCGAATCACTCGCGAAAACGCTCGCTGTGGAACTGCCGAGCGGTCCAAGCTCGCAAGAACTATTGCTTGCCGCGCATCGCCGCCTTGCCGCGATCACCACCGAGATGGTACCGGAACTGCTCGCCGCCCAGCGACAAACCGACGACGGCGCCGCGCTCGAAGCCATTCTCAATACCACGCGCGAACTGCAACACACGGCGGCGAGCGCAACGCGATTGCACGTTGAACACAAGCTGGCCGAACGTCGTGCCGACGGCGCGAGCGAGATTCGCTCGCCGCTCGTGCCGCCGCGAAAACCTTCGACACCGCCATCGACGAGTTCCGCCGCGCAAAAAGCCGCCGCCGATCCCGGCCTGATCGGCCGATTGTCTGGCGTGCTGCAAACCTGCCGCCAACAGCGGACACCGGTCACGCTCGCGCTACTTCAGATCGATCATCTCTCCGACGCGCAATTCCTCTGTGGCGTGCCGACATCGTTGTTATTCCTCGAACGCTTCCGCCGTCACCTCGCCGAAGCCACCGGCGGCCTCGGCCCCTGCCTGCAACTCAACAGCGGCCACTTCGCCCTCCTCTGGGGCGACTGCACCCGCAGCGACGCGCTGGCCACTCTCCGCACCGTCCAACAATCGCTGCCAGCCTGGCAAGAAGAATGCATGCCCAGCGACAACGTCCACTTAAGCCTCAGCGCCGGCGTCGCGACGCTCGCGCTACCAAGTCGCAACTTCCCACCACAAGAACTCGTCACTGCAGCCGAACGTTGCCTCGACGCCGCGAAACTCGCGGGTGGAAACCAACTCAAGAGCATCGAGTTGTAG
- a CDS encoding SDR family NAD(P)-dependent oxidoreductase, giving the protein MLKELFNLQGKTALITGGSKGIGKACARGMAEAGANIAISARHEDELRAAAKEIGEGLNVKVEYFVSDMNDRAQVKKLADDVLATFGRVDVLFNNAGSNRPQNLVDTTMDVWDQILELNFTSCMLLSKYLAPQMIERKWGRIIYTASVMALASNAGRGLYSGTKAALIGMTRAQALELGPSGITVNCLAPGPVATDLPMSLLSPAQKEIFANRTAVKRWGTVTDMVGPVMMMCTDAGAFITGTTVSADGGMLCRTFD; this is encoded by the coding sequence ATGCTCAAAGAACTTTTCAACCTTCAAGGCAAGACTGCGCTCATCACCGGCGGTAGCAAGGGAATCGGTAAGGCCTGCGCCCGTGGCATGGCCGAGGCCGGCGCCAACATCGCCATCAGCGCTCGTCATGAAGATGAACTCCGCGCAGCTGCCAAGGAAATTGGCGAAGGGCTGAACGTCAAAGTCGAGTACTTCGTCTCGGACATGAACGACCGAGCCCAAGTGAAAAAGCTCGCCGATGACGTGCTGGCCACATTCGGCCGCGTCGACGTGCTGTTCAACAACGCCGGCAGCAATCGTCCGCAAAATTTGGTCGATACGACAATGGATGTGTGGGATCAGATTCTCGAACTCAACTTCACCAGCTGTATGTTGCTCTCGAAGTACCTCGCCCCGCAAATGATCGAGCGGAAATGGGGCCGCATCATCTACACCGCCTCGGTCATGGCCCTCGCCTCCAATGCCGGTCGCGGACTCTACTCCGGCACCAAGGCCGCCCTCATCGGCATGACGCGCGCCCAAGCACTCGAGCTCGGCCCAAGTGGCATCACCGTCAACTGCCTCGCGCCGGGACCGGTTGCCACCGATCTGCCGATGAGCCTTCTCTCTCCCGCGCAGAAAGAAATCTTCGCCAACCGCACGGCCGTGAAACGTTGGGGTACGGTCACCGATATGGTCGGCCCGGTCATGATGATGTGCACCGACGCGGGAGCATTCATTACCGGAACTACGGTTTCCGCCGATGGCGGAATGTTATGCCGGACGTTTGATTAA
- a CDS encoding DUF1501 domain-containing protein, with product MLNLLGPQQARLCNGQSRRSFLKIGALGLGGLSLANLLELEAQAGQTPKKQKSVIMIYCCGGPPHQDMYEIKVDAPSEIRGEFDPIPTKVPGIEICELMPNMARIMDKLVPIRSIVGARDDHAGYQCFTGHLSANAPAGGWPHVGSAVSRLQGPTQPGVPPFVSLCYVTQHKPYNEPHGGFLGLGHSAFRPMGEGRDDLVLQGIDATRLDDRRNLLAGVDSFRRQWDNSRSMDGLDVFTQRAMGILTSSQLFDALDITKESEKTRARYGNYDASRAKGDGAPRVPQNLLMARRLVEAGVRVVTINYSFWDWHGQNFKNAKEELPIFDKAVSALVEDLDERGMLEDTSVVAWGEFGRSPKINKDAGRDHWPGVSCALLAGGGMKTGQAIGATDRLGGEAVLRPVSFEEVHATLYRNLGINLATAPRLFDFRGRPQYLVDPGVKPIKELI from the coding sequence ATGCTCAACCTCCTTGGTCCTCAACAAGCCCGACTCTGCAATGGTCAGTCGCGGCGGAGCTTTTTGAAGATCGGCGCGCTCGGCCTGGGTGGGTTGTCGCTGGCGAATCTGCTCGAGCTCGAAGCCCAAGCCGGCCAAACTCCGAAAAAGCAGAAGTCGGTCATCATGATCTACTGCTGTGGTGGGCCACCGCATCAGGATATGTATGAAATCAAGGTCGACGCGCCGTCGGAAATCCGCGGCGAGTTCGATCCGATTCCGACGAAAGTGCCGGGTATCGAGATCTGTGAACTGATGCCGAACATGGCGCGGATCATGGACAAGCTCGTGCCGATCCGCAGCATTGTCGGTGCGCGCGACGATCACGCTGGCTACCAATGCTTCACGGGTCATCTCAGCGCGAACGCGCCAGCCGGTGGTTGGCCGCACGTTGGCTCCGCGGTCTCGCGTTTGCAAGGGCCGACGCAGCCGGGTGTGCCGCCGTTCGTAAGCCTGTGCTATGTGACGCAACACAAACCATACAACGAGCCGCACGGTGGCTTCCTCGGCCTCGGTCATTCCGCCTTCAGGCCGATGGGAGAAGGTCGTGACGATCTGGTGCTGCAAGGGATCGATGCCACGCGGCTCGATGACCGTCGCAACCTGCTGGCCGGCGTCGACAGCTTCCGCCGGCAGTGGGACAACTCGCGCTCGATGGACGGCCTCGATGTCTTCACGCAACGGGCGATGGGCATTCTCACTTCGTCGCAGCTGTTCGATGCGCTCGATATTACCAAGGAATCGGAAAAGACCCGCGCTCGCTATGGCAACTACGATGCCTCGCGTGCCAAAGGTGATGGCGCTCCACGTGTGCCGCAGAATCTGCTCATGGCTCGGCGGTTGGTCGAAGCCGGCGTGCGGGTTGTGACGATCAACTACAGCTTCTGGGATTGGCACGGCCAGAACTTTAAGAACGCCAAGGAAGAGCTGCCGATTTTTGACAAGGCGGTTTCGGCCCTCGTCGAAGATCTCGATGAGCGCGGCATGCTCGAAGACACCAGCGTGGTCGCTTGGGGCGAATTTGGCCGGTCACCGAAGATCAATAAAGACGCCGGCCGCGATCACTGGCCGGGCGTCAGCTGCGCGCTGCTCGCTGGCGGCGGCATGAAAACCGGCCAGGCCATCGGCGCCACCGATCGTCTCGGCGGCGAAGCGGTGCTGCGGCCTGTTTCGTTCGAAGAAGTGCACGCGACCCTCTATCGCAACCTGGGCATCAATCTTGCCACCGCGCCGCGGCTGTTCGACTTCCGCGGCCGGCCACAGTATCTGGTCGATCCAGGTGTGAAGCCGATCAAAGAATTGATTTAA
- a CDS encoding PIG-L family deacetylase gives MPNLDQWPELDVIAVGAHPDDVEIACGGTLAKLVKQGYRVGIIDLTDGEPTPRSPGPEVRLAEARAAADKLGVHVRVTMELPNRRLFDTFEARVALAKEFRKYRPRVVIGFGDKTPLASPDHWQAMQITDAAIFYARLTKWDDHFDHLPVHTIISQLYFRLAFEPQTLNGFPGNFTVDIGDTLDDKLAAIACYATQFPPEKAHVYDRVKGAALIAGAASGFRAGEAFVSVRPLGAIDLVKTALGQV, from the coding sequence ATGCCTAACCTCGATCAATGGCCCGAACTCGATGTCATCGCCGTGGGTGCTCATCCCGATGATGTCGAAATCGCTTGTGGCGGAACGCTCGCAAAGCTCGTCAAGCAAGGCTACCGCGTCGGCATCATCGATCTAACCGACGGTGAACCAACGCCGCGTTCGCCCGGCCCCGAAGTTCGCTTGGCCGAAGCGCGGGCTGCGGCTGATAAGCTCGGCGTGCACGTGCGGGTGACGATGGAGCTACCGAACCGCCGGCTGTTCGATACGTTCGAAGCCCGTGTTGCGCTCGCCAAGGAATTTCGCAAATATCGCCCGCGCGTGGTGATCGGCTTTGGCGACAAAACGCCCCTGGCTTCGCCCGATCACTGGCAAGCGATGCAGATTACCGACGCGGCCATCTTTTACGCCCGCCTCACGAAGTGGGACGACCATTTCGATCATCTGCCGGTCCACACCATCATTTCGCAGCTCTACTTTCGCCTCGCCTTTGAGCCGCAAACGCTCAACGGTTTTCCCGGCAACTTCACCGTCGACATTGGCGATACGCTTGACGACAAACTGGCCGCCATCGCCTGCTATGCCACGCAATTCCCGCCCGAGAAAGCCCACGTCTACGACCGCGTCAAAGGTGCCGCTCTGATCGCCGGCGCCGCCAGCGGCTTTCGTGCCGGCGAAGCCTTCGTCAGCGTTCGGCCACTGGGGGCGATTGATCTCGTAAAGACGGCACTCGGGCAGGTCTAG